The DNA sequence CACTATTGGAATAGCGGCTGAGCTTCAAGATATAGGCTCGCCCAATGACGTTTCGTTCGATCATGGGGCCTTCCAGATAGCGCCCTTCTACAAGGGCAACAGGCACTGCGACGTCTGACAAACCATTGAGCGCCAAACGTCCAGCTGAGTCATCCAGCAAGGGCGAGCGACAGATAATGTGAATAAGCCGGTTTGCCACCGCAAGGCCAATGTCAGCTTGTACACCCACCACCTCACCTACACGCGCAACAGCACAGCCCTGCGACGAGAGAGCGGCTTCCGTTTCACTGACGGCTTCGTCAAAGCGCACAGGATCAGCCGCGTTGTAAAGTCCGATGACACCAGATTGCGTATTCGCAAACGCTGGCAAGGCCAAAGCAACAAGCGAGAAGAGAACCGTACTGACAAAGAGTACGGAATGTCGGAATGGATAGATCATGTAGGAATTCCTTTGTGCAGAAGCCGCTCACGCAACATCAATGAACACTTTGTGGTTTTTAAAAACATCTGTGGGGAGATCCCCGGGCGCCGCCGTCAACTCCTGAATGGCCATGATAGGAGCGGACATAAACACGGTCGGATGAGCTGGAACTGAAAGGCTCGCCGCATGCCCTACGAACCGAGCCTTAAAGTCAGCCTCAGTCCACCCATATTCAACGCGTGCCTGTTCTTCGCCATTCTTTGTAAGAGCAAGCCGCATCTCCCCCTTCATCGGTCCCTCAATGTCAGCGTCAATGAGCGTTACTTCGTAATCCATCACTCTTCCTCCTATACCGGTTGAGGGGGCGGAAGATGACTGATATCAAGCGGATTGAAAATTATCCAAATGTGAAACATATTGGTGCATAATAAATCCATGTTCGATTGGGATGACATACGGCTATTTCTGGCTGCAGCTCGCGCCAGTACAATCCGCGGTGCAGCGCGAGACCTGGGCATCACGCATGCGACCGTTTCCCGACGCCTGCATTCTTTGGAGGAAAAACTTGGCGCCAAGCTTTTCGAACGCACCGTGGACGGACATACGCTCACCAGTGCTGGCCACTCCATCATGGAAACAGCTGAGCGAGCAGAACGCGAGATGGCAACCATCGACCGCAAACTGTTCGCGCAAGACACCCGCATGGCAGGAATCGTGCGCCTTTCTATTCATGACATTCTTTTTCACTCTCTCCTGCACACCAGCCTGAAAGAGTTTCAGATAAAACACCCGATGATCGAGTTGGACATTAATGCCACCGGTCGTCTCGCCAATCTCGCCCAACGCGAAGCGGACCTGGTGGTCCGTGCGACCAAAACGCCGCCCGAAAGTGCGTTCGGGCGCAAAATCACCCATAGCCCCCTCGCGGTATTTGCCTCCAAAAACTATTTGAAGAATCGGCCCAAACTTGATCGCTGGGTAAAACTCACCTACGGCCCCTCGGAGAAGCCGCCCATCCCTGCGCGAACGGTCGTGACCGTCGATAGCGCATACGCCACGGCACGCCTCGTCGCCGATGGTGTCGGCATGGGGACACTGCCCTGCTATCAGGGAGACACGTTCCCGGGTCTATACCGTGTTCCCGAAATAGATCTCATTCCAGATCTTGACCTGTGGATCCTTGTGCATGCGGACCTTCGTAAAACCCCACGCGTCCGCGTCCTTCTCAATCATCTTTACAAAACGCTGGACGACGCAAAAGACCTTATTGAAGGAAAACGTCCAAGACCAAATCCTATCTAAACCTCAAAAAACAGGACTTGAGTTCTAGCAAGACTCACTCTCCAATGAGTGCGGGGTACGGAACATTGGGGGAGTAGATATGCTCAACAAATTATCTGCAGAAGCGTTCGGAACATTCTGGCTGGTTTTGGGAGGGTGTGGCAGCGCCGTGCTGGCTGCTGGTTTTCCAGAAATTGGCATCGGCCTGCTTGGCGTGTCATTCGCCTTCGGCCTCACAGTGTTGACCATGGCCTATGCTGTTGGCGGCATTTCAGGCGGACACTTCAATCCAGCCGTTTCTGTTGGCCTGGCAGTCGCTGGGAAATTCGAGTGGAAAGATCTCGGCCCCTATGTGGTGGCGCAAGTTGTCGGCGGCACATTAGGCGCGCTGGTGCTTTACCTTATCGTGACCGGCAAAGCCGATTTCACGACAACAGGTGGATTTGCCTCAAACGGGTATGGCGCAAACTCGCCCGGTGGCTTCTCCATGACCTCTGCACTCATCGCAGAAATTGTCATGACGGCGTTCTTCTTGATCATCATCTTAGGATCGACCAGCAAACTGGCACCAGAGAACTTCGCCCCCATCGCCATCGGCCTCGGCCTCACACTCATTCACCTGATCTCCATTCCCGTCACCAACACATCCGTTAACCCTGCCCGCTCGACCGCTGTGGCGTTCTTTGCTGACAATGGCGCCATGGCCCAGCTATGGCTCTTCTGGGTAGCCCCAATCATCGGTGCCGTTATTGGTGCTCTCCTCTGGAAGACGCTGCTTTCTGACGAAGATTAGAAATCAAAGGGTTTGAGACACGAAATCGGGGCAGAACGCGGCATTCTGCCCCGCTCATACCGCGCCATACACCTTTAATTCATGTGGCTAAGGTCCTATATTAGTCCTGTCGGGAAACCGACTATGGCGATAAACGGATTTCGTAATAAACCATTCGGACCCGGGGGCGGTACCCGGCGCCTCCACCAAAAGCCCAAGACCTGATGTCAGGAAGCCTGGGTTTTTCATGGGGGCGAAATAGGATCGACGAGGGTGTAAAGGATCTTCTTTTGCTCGGCATGGTTCCGCCGTTATCGGGCCGTTTGATAGTTGCAAATGACAACTACGCTGAGGCACGTCTAGCTGCGTAAGCGGTTCGACTGTTTCGAATCTAGTCCTGTAAGTTAGCGCTTGCAGGCGGGGTTCGGAGGCACCTGGCAACAGAAGCCTCCACTTTTTGTCCCGGGGAGGGCCACAGAGACACCCAACGGAGACATGAATGTCTGACACCCCAAAGATTACGCCCCGCGACCCCGGTTTTTCCTTCGCCGTCGATCTGCCTGTTTACTGGCACTCAGACGACCCTGCCATCTCTCATTTTTACAATGGCCTGTCCCTCACCTTCCCTGAAGGCGAGCGCTTCTTTGTCGACAGCGTGCGGCATTTTGCTGATCAGATCACTGACCCCAAACTGAAATCAGATGTCCGCGGCTTCGCCGGACAGGAAGCGATCCATTCGCGCGAACACGTCGTCTATAATCAGTACCTTGCAAAACAGGGGCTCGAGCCTGAAAAAATTGAACGCCTGGTGACCTTTGGGTTGCGCATGGGACGCAAGCTTCCAAAGAAAACGCAACTCGCGATCACCTGTGCCCTGGAGCATTACACCGCTCTCTTTGCAGAAGCTATTCTCGAAAACCCAAAGGTGATGGAGGGCGCCCACCCTCAATTCGCAAACCTGTGGCGCTGGCACGCCTTAGAAGAATCAGAACACAAAGCCGTTGCTTTTGATGTGTTTAAAGCTGTCGACCCAGGCGTCCGTGGCTATCTTCGCCGGATCATTTCAATGACGCTCACGACGATCAATTTCAACCTGTCGGCGCTCGGCAATCAGATTTACCTGATGAAGAAATCTGGCGAACTCACCAATTGGCGGTCTTGGGCACGCAGCCTAAATCACCTTTGGGGACGAGATGGTGTTTGGCGCCATGTCATCAAGGGCGTCTTCTCTTACTACCGTCCGTCCTTCCACCCCAATGACAGGGATACGGATGCGCTCGTCGCCAAATGGCGCACCTGGTATGCCGCTGACATTCAATCCGGTTGAGTTAAGACCCCACTCTATCTAGGGTGACCCCAATAAAAAATTTTGGGGGACGAGGTGATGAAACGTTTTTTGATTGGTGTAGGCGTCTTTCTGTTGGTCGCCTATGCCGTAATTTACTTCTTCGCTCCCGGTCTCATCGAAGGCAGCGTGAATCTCGTTGAGGAACACGAACCCTACGGCATCGCCGATGATGCCCGCGATCTTCACAGCACGCTCACCATCATTGACCTCCATTCCGATACCATGCTGTGGGGTCGAAACCCGTTGGACCGCAGCTCAACGGGCCACGTAGACGTGCCCCGCATGGTCGAAGGCAACATGGCGCTTCAGGTGTTCTCTTCAACGACAAAATCCCCTGCGGGTCAGAATTATGAGAGCAATTCCGCAGACTCACGCGACCAGCTCACCCCCGTAACGGTGCTGGGACTTTGGCCAATAAAATCCTGGACCAGCATCTATGAACGCGCCGTCCACCAGGCACGGGAACTCTACGCAGCTGAGGACGAGGATCCCGAAGCACTGCAGGTTGTCACGTCACGCAATGATCTGGATGCCCTTTTGGCGGCAAGAGCCGAAGGCAAGCCAGTTGTCGGCGGGATTTTGCTTACTGAGGGTAGCCATCCGCTCGAAGGAGATCTGGCGAATGTTCAGAAACTCTATGATGAAGGCTACCGCATCATGGGGCTCCAGCACTTCTTTGATAATCGGCTTGGAGGATCTCTTCACGGTCAGTCCGGCGAAGGCCTGACAGAATTCGGCAGAGCAGCTGTGAGCGAGATGGAACGCCTCGGCATCATCATCGACGTTGCGCACTCTTCGCCAGCTGTTGTGAGAGATGTACTCGCCGTTTCAAACCGTCCGATTATTGTTTCCCATACTGGGCTGAAGGGTGCCTGCCATACAAAGCGCAACCTTGAAGACGATCTAATGAAAGAGATTGCTGCCAAAGGTGGACTGATCGGCATTGGTTTCTGGGATGCAGCCGTCTGCGACTATACGCCAGCGGGTATTGTAAAGTCCGTGCGCTATGGCATCGACCTGCTGGGGGTAGATCACGTCGCACTGGGATCTGACTATGATGGCAGCACGACAGTGCTCATGGACGCAGCGGAAATACCCGCCCTCACCCATGAAATGTTGAAAGCAGGCTTCACGGAAGAAGAGATCAGAAAAGTGATGGGCGAAAATGCTGTACGACTTCTTAGAGACCTCTTGCCGCAAAGCTAACCACAAATCCCGTAACACTGGACGCACTCTCGAATCGCTGATTGAATGGGACGTAACCAGTTAGGAGTGCCAAATGGCCGACGACCAAATGCGATATGACGTGCTGACGCAGAAAGCTCTGCTCGCCGTTGTTCGCGATGCCCTAGTGATTGCGGCAACAGAAGGCCTGCCCGGCGAACATCATTTCTACATTTCGTTTCGTACTGAAGCACCGGGCGTCGATATTTCTGATCGCCTGAAGAGCCAGTACCCCGAAGAAATGACGATCGTGCTCCAACACCAGTTTTGGGATTTGAAGGTTGGCGACGAAGGCTTCACCGTCGGTCTATCGTTCGACAAAACACCAGAGCGTCTGGTTGTACCTTATTCTGCTTTGGTCGGTTTTTTCGATCCAAGTGTTCAGTTTGGCCTCCAGTTTGTGCCAGACGGTGAAGAAGGTGCTGAAACACCACAGGACGTGTTCGAAGCGCCCATCGTGCCAGCTGAACAAAAATCAGAGCCCGGCGACGAAGACCATAGTGGCGAAGTGGTCAACCTCGACGCCTTCCGCAAAGACCGCTAAGCGATATCCATCCTCACATCTGCCGGATTTGGCCTGCCCTCAAAGGCATGCTAAAGGAGCCCCCAATGAAAGACACCTGGGGGAGCCTCCCCGCTTTTCTGATCTATTGCCCGACAGCCGGAGAGCCCGATATGAGCCAGACACGCACAGAAACTGATACTTTTGGTCCTATTGAGGTCGCTGCTGACAAGTATTGGGGGGCTCAGGCCCAAAGGTCTCTCGGGAACTTCAAGATTGGCTGGGAAAAGCAGCCCATGTCGGTTGTTCGTGGGCTCGGGATCGTCAAACGCGCTTGTGCCGAAGCGAATATGTCCCTGGGCAACCTTGATGAGCGGATCGGTAATGCGATAGTCGAGGCGGCGCAGGAAGTCATCGATGGTAAGCTCGACGACCATTTTCCTCTGGTCGTTTGGCAAACCGGTTCCGGCACCCAGTCCAATATGAATTCCAACGAAGTGATCTCAAATCGGGCAATTGAGATGCTCGGCGGCACGATGGGCACGAAAGATCCGGTTCACCCGAACGATCACGTCAACATGAGCCAGTCCTCAAACGACACATATCCAACAGCGATGCACATCGCCTGTGCGGAGCGCATCGTGCATGGTCTCATTCCTGCCCTCAAACATCTGCATGCAGCGCTCGTCGCCAAGCAGAAAGCCTTCGATCACATTATCAAAATCGGACGGACCCATACCCAGGATGCAACGCCGCTGACACTTGGCCAGGAATTCTCCGGCTATGCAGCACAGGTCGCATCAGCAATTGAGCGGATCGAACTGACCCTTCCGGGTCTCCTGCAATTGGCACAAGGTGGAACCGCTGTCGGCACCGGCCTCAATGCACCCATCGGCTTTGCTGAAAAAGTCGCCGAGAATGTCGCAAGCATAACAGGCCTGCCTTTTATCACTGCACCAAACAAGTTTGAGAGCCTCGCCGCACATGACGCCATGGTGTTTTCACATGGCGCGATCAATGCAGCAGGCGCTGCACTCTTTAAGATTGCCAATGACATTCGTCTGCTGGGTTCGGGCCCCCGCTCCGGTCTCGGTGAGCTGGCACTTCCAGAAAATGAGCCAGGCTCATCCATCATGCCGGGCAAAGTAAACCCAACACAGTGCGAAGCGCTGACACAGGTATGCGCCCATGTCGCGGGCAACAATGCAGCCCTCAGTTTTGCAGGCAGCCAGGGCCACTTTGAACTCAACGTCTACAATCCAATGATGGCCTACAACTTCCTCCAGTCCGTACAGCTTCTGGGCGACGCAGCCGTGAGCTTTACCGACAATTGCGTGGTCGGCATCGAGGCACGCGAAGAAAATATCAAGGCAGCACTTGAACGCTCTTTGATGCTCGTCACCGCTCTCGCACCGACAATCGGCTACGACAATGCGGCCAAAATCGCGAAGACAGCCCACAAAAATGGCACGACGCTCCGTGAAGAAGCTGTTGGCGGCGGGTTTGTTTCAGAGGAAGAATTCGACGCTGTTGTTCGCCCAGAAGACATGATCGGGCCAAAGTAAGCAGGTAACAATGTCGGGTCAGATCAAACGGTCCATCACTATCTCCGGCCATCGCACGTCGATTACCCTGGAGCGGCCGTTCTGGGATGAGTTGAAAGAAATAGCCTGCCGGGAAAAGGTCTCTGTCACCGAGCTTGTGCGCCAAATCGATTCCCGCAGAAACGCGTCAGGGTCACTGACAAGCGCTATTCGGGTCTACATTCTCGAGCAGCTGAACAAGCAGAGATCCGAACCGCATCCAGGTTAATTCGTCGGTCGTTCAACCGGCCTCGGCGCCCCTGGATCCTGGCTGTCTTCTGGAACCAACTCTTCGATAACACCTTCTAACGGTGCATCCAATTCAGATCCGGAATCCGGCCCAACGATGAGATCGCGAAGTTCGTCGGGCAGATCTTCAATCCCCGCCTCTTCGATATCTCGAACCAGCAACATTTGTGACACAGCCTGTTGGATAGCCAACGTGTCGTTGCGCCGCTCAAGCATTTGGAATGGCCCTGCCAAAACCATGCTCATAGGTGGCAACGGTTTTTCGCCCGTCAAAGTGACATCTGTTTCTACATCGGCTTCCAGCCGCACCAGGTCTGCGAGCGCCGTGACCTCAATGCCATTGGCTCCAGAAACCGCGACCTCGCTTGGGACATATTTCAGAATGCCTTCATCAATTGAGAAGTCACCCTCTATCCCAATGAGGCGGGCGCGCCCATTGTCCAGATGCACAGCCGCAACCGCATCAAAATCATCCATTGTGGACAAGCCGTCTAGGGCGGTCCGAAACGCTTCAAGGTCGAAGCCGTTAAGTTCGCCTTCTGTCAACGCGAGAGAACCTTTGCCGGACAGGGTTGAAACCAGCCCCAAAAGACTGCGCCCCTGTCCTTCCAATTGAAGACTTGCAGTTGCTTCACCGCTGGCCAGTTCCTCGCTGAACAACATCTCTGAGACCCGATCAACAGAAATGTTCTCTGCAGCGAGCGTCAGCCCCAACCCAGGCACACCATCGCCGCCTTCGAAGCGAGCCCCCATGGTCAGGCGACCAGACGCCAGTTCAGCTGTTACAGGCGTGAAAGACAGAACACCATCTGCCAGAGATCCCTGAGCAGCAATATCCTCCAGAACAAAGTTTGCAACACTGGCTTTTGAAACAGTGAGTGCCAGTGCCCCCTTGAGCCCTGCCAAAGACGACCAATCCAATGGATCAGCTGACCAAGGATCAGTCCCGTCCGCAACAAACAACGGATCAAGCAGAACTGATCCGAGACTGATGTTAGCCTCCACGGAAGGTATGGCTCCCCCGAAGTCAATTGAGCCACCGCCTGACGCTCTGAAAGCACCGGCAATGGCTTCGACTTCGCTCAGCCCGATACGGTCAGCTGCCCACTCCAAACCACCACCAGCGACAAACGCACCATCACGGGCGTTGGCCGATATAAGCTCAGCCATCCCGCCCTGCCATCCAACGACTTGGCTCGCCAGTCCAAAGGTTGGCGCCGAGACTTCAAATCTGCCCGCAAATTTTGGCGCATCAAGTGGCGCGTCCGTTTTGCCGGTGAACGATCCGGTGAAATCACCGGCGGAAAACCGCATGCTGGTATCAAGAGGGCCATCAGTTTGTCCGGAAAGCTCGACACTTAAGCGCCCAAATCCGTCTATCGGCGCCGTCGGCTCAACGTACAACTGGTCCAACAGGCTTTGCACATTTGGGTTTTCCAGTGTGAAGACGAGGTCCATCTTATCTGCAAGTGGAGCTGAACCAACGCGCTGCCGGTTGAGCTCAAGAGAGACCGCTGAACCACCGGCCTCGCCAGACAGGCTTAATGAAGCGGAATGACCTTCCTCCGTCTC is a window from the Rhodobiaceae bacterium genome containing:
- the aqpZ2 gene encoding aquaporin Z 2, coding for MLNKLSAEAFGTFWLVLGGCGSAVLAAGFPEIGIGLLGVSFAFGLTVLTMAYAVGGISGGHFNPAVSVGLAVAGKFEWKDLGPYVVAQVVGGTLGALVLYLIVTGKADFTTTGGFASNGYGANSPGGFSMTSALIAEIVMTAFFLIIILGSTSKLAPENFAPIAIGLGLTLIHLISIPVTNTSVNPARSTAVAFFADNGAMAQLWLFWVAPIIGAVIGALLWKTLLSDED
- the ampR gene encoding HTH-type transcriptional activator AmpR; the protein is MFDWDDIRLFLAAARASTIRGAARDLGITHATVSRRLHSLEEKLGAKLFERTVDGHTLTSAGHSIMETAERAEREMATIDRKLFAQDTRMAGIVRLSIHDILFHSLLHTSLKEFQIKHPMIELDINATGRLANLAQREADLVVRATKTPPESAFGRKITHSPLAVFASKNYLKNRPKLDRWVKLTYGPSEKPPIPARTVVTVDSAYATARLVADGVGMGTLPCYQGDTFPGLYRVPEIDLIPDLDLWILVHADLRKTPRVRVLLNHLYKTLDDAKDLIEGKRPRPNPI
- a CDS encoding ribbon-helix-helix domain protein, whose protein sequence is MSGQIKRSITISGHRTSITLERPFWDELKEIACREKVSVTELVRQIDSRRNASGSLTSAIRVYILEQLNKQRSEPHPG
- a CDS encoding putative metal-dependent hydrolase is translated as MSDTPKITPRDPGFSFAVDLPVYWHSDDPAISHFYNGLSLTFPEGERFFVDSVRHFADQITDPKLKSDVRGFAGQEAIHSREHVVYNQYLAKQGLEPEKIERLVTFGLRMGRKLPKKTQLAITCALEHYTALFAEAILENPKVMEGAHPQFANLWRWHALEESEHKAVAFDVFKAVDPGVRGYLRRIISMTLTTINFNLSALGNQIYLMKKSGELTNWRSWARSLNHLWGRDGVWRHVIKGVFSYYRPSFHPNDRDTDALVAKWRTWYAADIQSG
- a CDS encoding stringent starvation protein B, whose translation is MADDQMRYDVLTQKALLAVVRDALVIAATEGLPGEHHFYISFRTEAPGVDISDRLKSQYPEEMTIVLQHQFWDLKVGDEGFTVGLSFDKTPERLVVPYSALVGFFDPSVQFGLQFVPDGEEGAETPQDVFEAPIVPAEQKSEPGDEDHSGEVVNLDAFRKDR
- a CDS encoding membrane dipeptidase (Peptidase family M19) codes for the protein MKRFLIGVGVFLLVAYAVIYFFAPGLIEGSVNLVEEHEPYGIADDARDLHSTLTIIDLHSDTMLWGRNPLDRSSTGHVDVPRMVEGNMALQVFSSTTKSPAGQNYESNSADSRDQLTPVTVLGLWPIKSWTSIYERAVHQARELYAAEDEDPEALQVVTSRNDLDALLAARAEGKPVVGGILLTEGSHPLEGDLANVQKLYDEGYRIMGLQHFFDNRLGGSLHGQSGEGLTEFGRAAVSEMERLGIIIDVAHSSPAVVRDVLAVSNRPIIVSHTGLKGACHTKRNLEDDLMKEIAAKGGLIGIGFWDAAVCDYTPAGIVKSVRYGIDLLGVDHVALGSDYDGSTTVLMDAAEIPALTHEMLKAGFTEEEIRKVMGENAVRLLRDLLPQS
- the fumC gene encoding fumarate hydratase class II; the encoded protein is MKDTWGSLPAFLIYCPTAGEPDMSQTRTETDTFGPIEVAADKYWGAQAQRSLGNFKIGWEKQPMSVVRGLGIVKRACAEANMSLGNLDERIGNAIVEAAQEVIDGKLDDHFPLVVWQTGSGTQSNMNSNEVISNRAIEMLGGTMGTKDPVHPNDHVNMSQSSNDTYPTAMHIACAERIVHGLIPALKHLHAALVAKQKAFDHIIKIGRTHTQDATPLTLGQEFSGYAAQVASAIERIELTLPGLLQLAQGGTAVGTGLNAPIGFAEKVAENVASITGLPFITAPNKFESLAAHDAMVFSHGAINAAGAALFKIANDIRLLGSGPRSGLGELALPENEPGSSIMPGKVNPTQCEALTQVCAHVAGNNAALSFAGSQGHFELNVYNPMMAYNFLQSVQLLGDAAVSFTDNCVVGIEAREENIKAALERSLMLVTALAPTIGYDNAAKIAKTAHKNGTTLREEAVGGGFVSEEEFDAVVRPEDMIGPK